A portion of the Pseudoxanthomonas sp. JBR18 genome contains these proteins:
- a CDS encoding aldo/keto reductase: protein MSLDHYRLLGRSGLRVSPLALGTMTFGQDWGWGADEAEAGRILDAYLERGGNFIDTANFYTFGSAETLLGKLLRHRRERVVLATKYSLSMDAADPNAGGNHRRAMLRGVEASLKRLNTDALDLLYLHAWDGTTPVEEVMRAFDDLVRAGKVMYAGISDTPAWQVARMQTLADLRGWSPLVALQVEYSLLQRSVEHELLPMAAALGLGVVAWSPLGGGVLTGKYGAADLTPPAEAGPTGTRREVAIANGALTPRALDIAAVVRAVAAETGHSAAQIALAWALQRPGPGAIPIIGARTLAQLEDNLGAFEVHLTPAQCARLDDASACPAPFPHDFLRSPLVMRNLFGTARLQPRA from the coding sequence ATGTCGCTCGACCATTACCGCCTGCTGGGCCGCTCCGGCCTGCGTGTCAGCCCGCTGGCCCTGGGCACGATGACCTTCGGCCAGGACTGGGGCTGGGGCGCGGATGAAGCCGAGGCCGGCCGCATCCTCGACGCCTATCTGGAACGCGGCGGCAACTTCATCGACACCGCCAACTTCTACACCTTCGGCAGCGCCGAAACGCTGCTGGGCAAGCTGCTGCGGCACCGGCGCGAGCGCGTGGTGCTGGCGACCAAGTACAGCCTGAGCATGGACGCGGCCGACCCCAACGCCGGTGGCAACCATCGGCGCGCGATGCTGCGCGGGGTCGAGGCCAGCCTCAAGCGGCTGAACACCGATGCCCTAGACCTGCTCTACCTGCACGCCTGGGACGGCACCACGCCGGTGGAGGAAGTCATGCGCGCCTTCGATGATCTGGTGCGCGCCGGCAAAGTCATGTACGCCGGCATCTCCGACACGCCGGCCTGGCAGGTCGCGCGCATGCAGACCCTGGCCGACCTGCGTGGCTGGAGCCCGCTGGTGGCGCTGCAGGTCGAATACAGCCTGCTCCAGCGCAGCGTCGAGCACGAGCTGCTGCCGATGGCCGCAGCGCTCGGCCTGGGCGTGGTGGCCTGGTCACCGCTGGGTGGTGGCGTACTGACCGGCAAGTACGGCGCGGCCGATCTCACGCCGCCGGCCGAGGCCGGACCGACCGGCACGCGCCGCGAAGTGGCCATCGCCAACGGCGCGCTCACCCCACGTGCGCTGGACATCGCCGCGGTGGTGCGCGCGGTCGCCGCCGAGACCGGCCACAGCGCGGCACAGATCGCCCTCGCCTGGGCCCTGCAGCGGCCCGGCCCGGGCGCGATCCCCATCATCGGGGCGCGCACGCTGGCGCAGCTGGAAGACAACCTAGGCGCGTTCGAGGTCCACCTCACGCCTGCGCAATGCGCGCGCCTGGACGATGCCAGCGCATGTCCGGCGCCATTTCCGCACGACTTCCTGCGCTCGCCCCTGGTGATGCGCAACCTGTTCGGCACCGCGCGGCTGCAGCCGCGTGCCTGA
- a CDS encoding aldo/keto reductase, whose protein sequence is MKTRTLGRNGPTVSALGLGCMGMSHAYGGYDDTESLATLDRALELGINFWDTADIYGPHSNEQLVGRALQGRRERVFLATKFGFIANSGQFGTAQGPKVDGSPAYVRQAVEASLQRLGTDHIDLYYLHRLDPATPIEDTVGAMARLVEEGKVGYLGLSEVSADTLRRAHAVHPITALQSEYSLWTRELEGNGVFDTVRDLGIGLVPFSPLGRGFLTGAITAQDQLGEGDFRRSNPRFQAEALAANLRLADTVKAIAADLGATPAQVALAWVLTQGEHIVPIPGTKRRKYLEDNAGAATLVLDADALARLDAVFQPDVAGPRYGATELALVDRGH, encoded by the coding sequence ATGAAGACCCGCACGCTGGGCCGCAACGGCCCCACCGTCTCCGCCCTGGGCCTGGGCTGCATGGGCATGAGCCACGCTTACGGCGGCTACGACGACACCGAGTCGCTGGCCACGTTGGACCGCGCGCTGGAGCTGGGCATCAACTTCTGGGATACGGCCGACATCTACGGCCCGCATAGCAACGAGCAGCTGGTTGGCCGGGCGCTGCAGGGCCGGCGTGAGCGCGTATTCCTGGCCACCAAGTTCGGCTTCATCGCCAACAGCGGCCAGTTCGGCACCGCGCAGGGGCCGAAGGTCGACGGTTCGCCCGCGTACGTGCGCCAGGCGGTCGAAGCCAGCCTGCAGCGCCTGGGCACTGACCATATCGACCTGTACTACCTGCATCGCCTGGACCCGGCCACGCCGATCGAAGACACGGTCGGGGCGATGGCGCGCCTGGTCGAGGAGGGCAAGGTGGGCTACCTGGGACTTTCGGAAGTCTCGGCCGACACCTTGCGGCGTGCGCACGCCGTGCATCCGATCACCGCGCTGCAGAGCGAGTACTCGCTGTGGACGCGCGAGCTGGAAGGCAATGGCGTATTCGACACGGTCCGCGACCTGGGCATCGGCCTGGTGCCGTTCTCGCCGCTGGGGCGCGGCTTCCTCACCGGCGCGATCACCGCGCAGGACCAGCTCGGCGAGGGCGACTTCCGCCGCAGCAATCCGCGCTTCCAGGCCGAGGCGCTGGCCGCCAACCTGCGTCTTGCCGACACGGTCAAGGCCATCGCAGCCGACCTGGGCGCCACGCCAGCCCAGGTCGCCCTGGCCTGGGTCCTGACGCAGGGCGAGCACATCGTGCCCATCCCCGGCACCAAGCGCCGCAAGTACCTGGAGGACAACGCCGGTGCCGCCACGCTGGTGCTCGATGCCGACGCGCTGGCGCGGCTGGACGCGGTGTTCCAGCCCGATGTCGCCGGCCCGCGCTACGGCGCGACTGAGCTGGCACTGGTCGATCGCGGCCATTGA
- a CDS encoding aldo/keto reductase — protein MKTRTLGRNGPTVSALGLGCMGMSAFYGGRGEDAASIAVIHRALERGVTLLDTADMYGPHTNEVLVGKAIANRRDQVFLATKFGIKLDPDDPSVRGIDGSPAYVQAAAEASLKRLGVDHIDLYYQHRVDPSVPIEDTVGAMARLVEQGKVRYLGLSEAGPETIRRAHAVHPITALQTEYSLWSRDPEDNGVLDTVRELGIGFVPYSPLGRGFLTGAIRSVEDFDADDYRRHSPRFQGDNFAANLALVDQVNAIAADKGCTPGQLALAWVLAQGEDLVPIPGTKRLQYLEENLDALDVHLSAADLAAIEAVFPTNAASGTRYPETMMSSLSR, from the coding sequence ATGAAGACCCGCACGCTGGGCCGCAACGGCCCCACCGTCTCCGCCCTCGGCCTGGGCTGCATGGGCATGAGCGCCTTCTATGGCGGCCGTGGAGAGGACGCTGCGTCCATCGCCGTCATCCACCGCGCGCTGGAGCGCGGGGTCACCCTGCTCGACACCGCCGACATGTACGGCCCGCACACGAACGAGGTGCTGGTCGGAAAGGCGATCGCCAACCGGCGTGACCAGGTGTTCCTGGCGACCAAGTTCGGCATCAAGCTCGACCCGGACGATCCGTCGGTGCGCGGCATCGACGGCAGCCCGGCCTATGTGCAGGCCGCCGCCGAGGCCAGCCTCAAGCGCCTGGGCGTGGATCACATCGATCTGTACTACCAGCATCGCGTCGATCCGTCCGTGCCGATCGAAGACACGGTCGGCGCGATGGCGCGCCTGGTCGAACAGGGCAAGGTGCGTTACCTGGGCCTGTCCGAGGCCGGGCCGGAGACGATCCGCCGCGCGCATGCCGTGCATCCGATCACCGCGCTGCAGACCGAATACTCGCTGTGGTCGCGCGATCCGGAGGACAACGGCGTGCTGGACACGGTGCGCGAACTGGGTATCGGCTTCGTGCCGTACTCGCCGTTGGGCCGCGGTTTCCTCACCGGCGCGATCCGCTCGGTGGAGGATTTCGACGCCGATGACTACCGTCGCCACAGCCCGCGCTTCCAGGGCGACAACTTCGCCGCCAACCTGGCGCTGGTGGACCAGGTCAACGCCATCGCCGCCGACAAGGGCTGCACGCCGGGCCAACTGGCCTTGGCGTGGGTGCTGGCCCAGGGTGAGGATCTGGTGCCAATCCCGGGCACCAAGCGCCTGCAGTACCTGGAGGAGAACCTCGACGCACTGGACGTGCATCTGAGCGCGGCAGACCTGGCCGCGATCGAAGCGGTGTTCCCCACCAACGCCGCGTCCGGCACGCGCTATCCCGAGACGATGATGTCCTCGCTGAGCCGGTGA
- a CDS encoding aldo/keto reductase — MKTRTLGRNGPTVSALGLGCMGMSQSYGNRVDDASAIGVIHHALDHGVTLLDTSDMYGPHTNEVLLGKAIAGRRDQVFLATKFGFTFAPGATRPSGVSGRPEYVRASLEASLKRLGTDHIDLYYQHRVDPTVPIEDTVGEMARAVEAGKVRFLGLSEAAPATLRRAHATHPITALQTEYSLWSRDPEDNDVLATVRELGIGFVPYSPLGRGFLTGAIRSPEDFDKDDNRRNHPRFQGANFAANLALVDKVNAIARDKGVTPGQLALAWVLAQGEDLVPIPGTKRIAYLDENLDALNLRLDAKDLAAIEAVFPTGAASGTRYPESGMAALNR; from the coding sequence ATGAAGACCCGTACCCTCGGCCGCAACGGCCCCACCGTCTCCGCCCTGGGCCTGGGCTGCATGGGCATGAGCCAGTCCTACGGCAACCGTGTGGACGATGCCAGCGCGATTGGGGTGATCCACCACGCGCTCGACCACGGCGTGACGCTGCTGGACACCTCGGACATGTACGGCCCGCACACCAACGAAGTCCTGCTGGGCAAGGCCATCGCCGGCCGGCGCGACCAGGTGTTCCTGGCGACCAAGTTCGGCTTCACCTTCGCTCCCGGCGCGACGCGCCCCAGCGGCGTCAGCGGCCGGCCCGAGTACGTCCGCGCCAGCCTGGAGGCCAGCCTCAAACGCCTGGGCACCGACCATATCGATCTGTACTACCAGCACCGCGTCGATCCGACCGTACCGATCGAGGACACCGTCGGCGAGATGGCGCGCGCGGTCGAGGCCGGCAAGGTGCGGTTCCTCGGCCTGTCCGAGGCCGCCCCGGCGACCCTGCGCCGGGCGCATGCTACCCATCCGATCACCGCACTGCAGACCGAGTACTCGCTGTGGTCCCGCGATCCGGAGGACAACGACGTGCTGGCCACCGTGCGCGAGCTGGGCATTGGCTTCGTGCCGTACTCACCGCTGGGGCGCGGTTTCCTCACCGGCGCGATCCGCTCGCCCGAAGACTTCGACAAAGACGACAACCGCCGCAACCATCCGCGCTTCCAGGGCGCCAACTTCGCCGCCAACCTGGCGCTGGTGGACAAGGTCAACGCCATCGCCCGCGACAAGGGCGTCACCCCGGGCCAGCTTGCCCTGGCCTGGGTGCTGGCGCAGGGCGAGGATCTGGTCCCGATCCCCGGCACCAAGCGCATCGCCTACCTGGACGAAAACCTGGACGCGCTGAACCTGAGGCTGGACGCGAAGGACCTGGCCGCCATCGAAGCGGTGTTCCCAACCGGCGCAGCCTCGGGCACGCGTTATCCGGAAAGCGGCATGGCGGCGTTGAACCGCTGA
- a CDS encoding SDR family NAD(P)-dependent oxidoreductase — protein sequence MDLQLAGRVALVTGSSKGIGAAIAGTLAHEGATVVVHGRDPVQAQRIARGIVEAGGRAHVVTGDLTDEAAVDQLLSAARRQAGRIDILVNNAGGSGGVQQTWEDTQPATWQASYDRNVLAAVRIITRILPDMRQARWGRVINISSLAALMPPPSRPEYAASKLAMNAMTASLAKAVASEGITVNAISPGTIHSAALDQRFREVARDGGVPEDAPWEEVERMALPHFAQVPVGRVGTLDEVADAVAYLASTKAAYITGMNLRVDGGMLPGL from the coding sequence GTGGATTTACAACTCGCTGGAAGGGTGGCCCTGGTGACGGGCAGCAGCAAGGGCATCGGCGCCGCCATTGCCGGGACGCTTGCCCATGAAGGCGCCACGGTGGTGGTGCACGGGCGCGATCCGGTCCAGGCGCAACGTATCGCGCGCGGGATCGTGGAGGCAGGTGGCCGGGCGCATGTGGTCACCGGTGATCTGACGGATGAGGCGGCGGTGGACCAACTGCTCAGCGCGGCACGACGGCAGGCCGGCCGAATCGACATCCTGGTCAACAACGCCGGGGGTTCCGGTGGCGTGCAGCAAACCTGGGAAGACACGCAGCCCGCGACGTGGCAGGCCTCCTACGACCGCAACGTACTGGCTGCCGTACGCATCATCACGCGCATCCTGCCGGACATGCGCCAGGCACGCTGGGGACGGGTGATCAACATCTCGAGCCTGGCTGCGTTGATGCCGCCGCCATCGCGGCCGGAGTATGCGGCCAGCAAGCTGGCGATGAATGCCATGACCGCCTCGCTGGCCAAGGCCGTTGCCAGCGAGGGCATCACGGTCAATGCAATCTCACCCGGCACCATTCACAGTGCGGCGCTCGACCAGCGTTTTCGTGAGGTCGCGCGGGACGGCGGGGTGCCGGAGGACGCACCGTGGGAGGAGGTCGAGCGCATGGCCCTGCCGCACTTCGCCCAAGTGCCGGTTGGCCGTGTGGGAACGCTGGACGAGGTCGCCGACGCGGTGGCCTACCTCGCCAGCACGAAGGCCGCCTACATCACGGGCATGAACCTGCGCGTGGATGGCGGCATGCTGCCCGGCCTCTGA
- a CDS encoding helix-turn-helix domain-containing protein gives MAHVTRVIRMIQGRWKLPILFRLYADPSLRTAQLLRDVLGVSQKMLTQHLRELEQDGLVERIDFREKPLRVEYRISETGRQLMPVLSAARAFSQGCLPSLQSAKRSRKIST, from the coding sequence GTGGCCCATGTCACCCGGGTGATCCGCATGATCCAGGGGCGATGGAAGTTGCCGATCCTGTTCCGCCTCTATGCCGATCCATCGCTACGCACCGCGCAGCTGCTGCGCGACGTGTTAGGGGTCTCGCAAAAGATGCTGACCCAGCACCTGCGCGAACTGGAGCAGGACGGGCTGGTCGAACGCATCGACTTCAGGGAAAAGCCGCTGCGGGTCGAATACCGCATTTCGGAGACCGGCAGGCAGCTGATGCCGGTCCTTAGTGCAGCGCGGGCGTTCTCGCAGGGCTGTCTGCCCTCGCTCCAGTCAGCGAAGCGCTCTCGTAAAATAAGCACATGA
- the queF gene encoding NADPH-dependent 7-cyano-7-deazaguanine reductase QueF (Catalyzes the NADPH-dependent reduction of 7-cyano-7-deazaguanine (preQ0) to 7-aminomethyl-7-deazaguanine (preQ1) in queuosine biosynthesis), whose translation MNTPEDSLLGREVAYPSQYDPDLLFPIPRAAARAEIGLEADALPFTGHDRWHAYELAWLDLRGKPQVATATLTVPAQAPNLIESKSLKLYLNSLNAARFEDVQAVCARVAADLSVRAGGEVTVQAGLPPFGEQPGTLIDTLDLDIDDYGPPNPTHLVADAGDAASETLVSHLLKSNCPVTGQPDWGTVVLRYDGARIDRAGLLRYLVSFRDHAGFHEQCVERIFADVMTRCAPQRLSVEARYTRRGGLDINPWRITPGWDAGITAPVRELRQ comes from the coding sequence ATGAACACCCCCGAAGATTCCTTGCTCGGCCGTGAGGTCGCCTATCCGTCGCAGTACGACCCTGACCTGCTGTTTCCCATTCCCCGCGCCGCGGCACGCGCCGAGATCGGACTGGAGGCCGACGCCCTGCCCTTCACTGGCCACGACCGCTGGCATGCCTACGAGCTGGCCTGGCTGGATCTGCGTGGCAAGCCGCAGGTGGCGACAGCGACGCTGACAGTGCCAGCACAGGCGCCGAACCTGATCGAGTCCAAGTCGCTCAAGCTCTACCTCAACTCACTCAATGCTGCGCGCTTTGAAGATGTCCAAGCGGTCTGCGCGCGCGTGGCCGCCGACCTGTCGGTCCGCGCCGGTGGAGAGGTCACGGTGCAGGCTGGCCTGCCGCCGTTCGGTGAGCAGCCGGGCACGCTGATCGACACCCTGGATCTGGACATCGACGATTACGGGCCGCCGAATCCAACGCACCTGGTGGCCGACGCCGGGGACGCCGCCAGCGAAACCCTGGTCTCGCACCTGCTCAAATCCAACTGTCCGGTCACCGGCCAGCCGGACTGGGGCACGGTGGTGCTGCGCTATGACGGGGCGCGCATCGACCGTGCCGGTCTGCTGCGTTACCTGGTGAGCTTCCGCGACCACGCCGGCTTCCACGAGCAGTGCGTGGAGCGCATCTTCGCCGACGTGATGACGCGCTGCGCCCCGCAGCGGCTATCGGTGGAAGCGCGCTACACGCGCCGCGGTGGCCTGGACATCAACCCGTGGCGGATCACCCCAGGCTGGGACGCGGGCATCACCGCGCCAGTACGCGAGCTGCGGCAGTAG
- a CDS encoding cytochrome b/b6 domain-containing protein, which translates to MNRHGHFDALARTLHWLMAAAILAMLFIGAGMVVSLAWRPTLLDLHRPLGIAILLLVVVRLVNRLRSPPPPLPADLPTIQKLAAHASHWVLYGLMFAMPLIGWAMLSAGGYPITLGGGVHLPAIAPHSADLYAVLRPAHTVLAYVLFATVLGHLGAALFHAWVRRDGVFSSMARSGKSLR; encoded by the coding sequence ATGAACCGCCACGGACACTTCGACGCGCTGGCCCGCACGCTGCACTGGCTGATGGCCGCCGCGATCCTGGCCATGTTGTTCATTGGCGCCGGCATGGTGGTCTCGCTGGCGTGGCGGCCGACCCTGCTTGACCTGCATCGGCCGTTGGGCATCGCCATCCTGCTGCTGGTCGTCGTGCGCCTAGTCAACCGCCTGCGCAGCCCACCGCCGCCGCTGCCGGCCGACCTGCCGACGATCCAGAAGCTGGCCGCGCACGCCTCGCACTGGGTGCTGTACGGGTTGATGTTCGCCATGCCGCTGATCGGCTGGGCGATGCTGTCGGCCGGCGGCTACCCGATCACCCTGGGCGGCGGCGTGCACCTGCCGGCCATCGCCCCGCACAGCGCGGACCTGTACGCCGTGCTGCGGCCGGCGCATACGGTGCTGGCCTATGTGCTGTTCGCCACCGTGCTGGGCCACCTGGGCGCGGCGCTGTTCCATGCCTGGGTGCGCCGCGACGGCGTGTTTTCCAGCATGGCGCGCAGTGGGAAATCCCTGCGCTGA
- a CDS encoding catalase family peroxidase produces the protein MSQPLPPNPPPARRSAWPALLGIAAIVAVIAGAFAWVGGWLGGRGLTPQQMTDTIENGKPHPGFRRAHSKGVCVAGNFQPSAQAPQLSRARIFTQPSTPVVGRLSIAGGDPHGADAQARVRSLALLLKTDDGQEWRTAMNSFPFFVVATPQGFQAQNLASRPDPATGKPDPAKMAAFLQQYPEAKKFIAWAKSAPWSNSWANTQFNGVDSFWFTNAQGLRRAVRWSMRPHAPFQDLSAEQRAQSDADFLSEEFATRLAQGPQQWDLVVTLAQDGDAIDDPSQPWPDARPQVVAGTLTVNAMQPQDTGPCRDLNYDPTVLPDGMAPSDDPILAARSAVYSVSFNRREHEIGTGQAPDATGAKGEAK, from the coding sequence ATGTCGCAGCCTCTTCCCCCCAATCCACCCCCGGCCCGGCGCAGCGCATGGCCTGCGCTGCTGGGCATCGCCGCGATCGTGGCCGTCATCGCCGGCGCCTTTGCCTGGGTCGGCGGCTGGCTGGGCGGGCGCGGCCTGACCCCGCAGCAGATGACCGACACCATCGAGAACGGCAAGCCGCATCCCGGCTTCCGCCGTGCCCACAGCAAAGGCGTGTGCGTGGCGGGCAACTTCCAGCCCAGCGCGCAGGCGCCGCAGCTGTCGCGCGCGCGCATCTTCACTCAGCCCAGTACGCCGGTGGTCGGGCGCCTGTCCATCGCCGGCGGCGACCCGCATGGCGCCGATGCGCAGGCGCGCGTACGTAGCCTGGCGCTGCTGCTGAAGACCGACGATGGCCAGGAATGGCGCACGGCGATGAATAGCTTCCCGTTCTTCGTGGTCGCCACCCCGCAGGGCTTCCAGGCGCAGAACCTGGCCTCGCGGCCCGATCCGGCCACCGGCAAGCCGGACCCGGCCAAGATGGCGGCCTTCCTGCAGCAGTATCCGGAAGCCAAGAAGTTCATCGCCTGGGCCAAGTCCGCGCCGTGGTCCAACAGCTGGGCGAACACCCAGTTCAACGGCGTGGACAGCTTCTGGTTCACCAACGCGCAGGGACTGCGCCGCGCAGTGCGCTGGTCGATGCGGCCGCATGCGCCGTTCCAGGACCTCAGCGCCGAGCAGCGCGCCCAGTCCGACGCGGACTTCCTCAGCGAGGAGTTCGCCACGCGCCTGGCCCAGGGCCCGCAGCAGTGGGATCTGGTGGTAACCCTGGCCCAGGACGGCGATGCCATCGACGACCCGTCTCAGCCCTGGCCGGACGCGCGTCCGCAGGTGGTGGCCGGCACCCTGACCGTCAATGCGATGCAGCCGCAGGACACCGGCCCCTGCCGCGACCTCAACTACGACCCGACCGTGTTGCCCGATGGCATGGCGCCGTCCGATGACCCGATCCTGGCCGCACGCTCGGCCGTGTACTCGGTGTCCTTCAACCGCCGCGAACATGAGATCGGCACCGGCCAGGCGCCCGACGCCACGGGCGCCAAAGGAGAAGCGAAATGA
- a CDS encoding RNA polymerase sigma factor, translating into MPAAHDLDDATLRALIPRLRRFARSLVHEPAAADDLVQGTLERALTHGRTRHTPDALQSWLFSILYRQFVDEHRRGQRWRRLAQLFGGGEADTAPSAERVASAHASLAAFDTLPSEQRALLLLVSVEGFSYREVADTLGVPVGTVMSRLARARQALRAASETDPKPARPTLKVLR; encoded by the coding sequence ATGCCTGCCGCCCACGACCTCGATGACGCCACCCTGCGCGCGCTGATTCCGCGCCTGCGCCGCTTTGCGCGCTCGCTGGTGCATGAGCCGGCCGCGGCCGACGATCTGGTCCAGGGCACGCTCGAACGCGCGCTTACCCATGGACGCACGCGGCACACGCCCGACGCGCTGCAGAGCTGGCTGTTTTCCATCCTGTACCGGCAGTTTGTCGATGAGCACCGCCGTGGGCAGCGCTGGCGCCGGCTGGCGCAGCTGTTTGGCGGGGGCGAGGCGGACACCGCGCCGTCGGCCGAGCGCGTGGCCAGCGCGCACGCCAGCCTGGCCGCCTTCGACACCTTGCCCAGCGAGCAGCGCGCGCTGCTGCTGCTGGTCAGCGTGGAGGGCTTCAGCTATCGCGAGGTCGCCGACACGCTCGGCGTGCCGGTCGGCACGGTGATGTCGCGCCTGGCCCGCGCCCGCCAGGCCCTGCGTGCGGCCAGCGAGACCGATCCCAAGCCGGCACGTCCCACGTTGAAGGTGTTGCGATGA
- a CDS encoding anti-sigma factor: MIHLAPSEADLHAYVDGQLSPEARADVERWLAAHPARAARVADWKRDAEHLRAQQALPEHWPANPQLDPARVRRQVRARRRTRLGIAASVLLALGVGTGVGWQAKQAQVAAARLPMADAVSAYRIFAASDTVPALDTASRAQLQDWLERNFGAVGTVPNLQAQGFHLVGGQRLSTEQGAAAMLVYADAQGARIGVYLRPGGWFREPGQRRDGDLLAQYWSHGNTSFAVVSPFDDARARNVASVLGPRG, from the coding sequence ATGATCCACCTGGCCCCCAGCGAAGCCGACCTGCACGCCTACGTGGACGGGCAGCTTTCGCCCGAGGCACGTGCCGATGTGGAACGCTGGCTGGCCGCGCATCCCGCGCGCGCCGCGCGCGTGGCCGACTGGAAGCGCGATGCCGAACACCTGCGTGCGCAGCAAGCCTTGCCCGAGCATTGGCCGGCCAACCCGCAGCTGGACCCGGCGCGGGTGCGCCGCCAGGTGCGCGCACGTCGACGCACCCGGCTGGGCATCGCCGCCAGCGTGCTGCTGGCGCTGGGCGTCGGCACGGGCGTGGGCTGGCAGGCCAAGCAGGCCCAGGTCGCCGCGGCGCGGTTGCCGATGGCCGATGCGGTCTCGGCCTACCGCATCTTTGCCGCCAGCGACACCGTCCCGGCGCTGGACACCGCCTCGCGCGCGCAGCTGCAGGACTGGCTGGAACGGAACTTCGGCGCTGTAGGCACGGTGCCCAACCTGCAGGCGCAGGGCTTCCACCTGGTCGGCGGGCAGCGCCTGTCCACCGAGCAGGGCGCGGCGGCGATGCTGGTCTACGCCGATGCCCAGGGCGCGCGGATCGGCGTGTATCTGCGGCCCGGCGGCTGGTTCCGCGAACCGGGACAGCGTCGTGATGGTGACCTGCTGGCCCAGTACTGGTCCCATGGCAACACCAGCTTCGCGGTGGTCAGCCCGTTCGACGATGCGCGCGCACGCAATGTTGCCTCGGTCCTGGGGCCGCGCGGCTGA
- the dmeF gene encoding CDF family Co(II)/Ni(II) efflux transporter DmeF, giving the protein MSLDAALAAHRHDHQYVTGNSAAERNTRRAVILTAVMMVVEIVGGWVFNSMALLADGWHMSSHALALGLSLLAYAAARRYARDRRFAFGTWKIEILGGYTSAVLLLCVALLMAWQSAQRLVAPLPIHYDQAIVLAVVGLAVNLVCAWWLKDDHHHHHHGHDHGHAHPHHDHPWHDHAHDEHDHHADLNLRAAYLHVLADAATSVLAIVALLAGRLFGVVWLDPVMGIVGAVLVTVWAIGLLRSTGRVLLDAEMDAPVVAEVRQVVAALPQPTALSDLHVWRVGRGQYAVIVSLVSSVPLSPQGVRAALAVHEELVHVTVEINAAPAT; this is encoded by the coding sequence ATGTCCCTCGACGCCGCGCTCGCCGCCCACCGCCACGACCACCAGTACGTCACCGGCAACAGCGCCGCGGAGCGCAACACCCGCCGCGCGGTGATCCTGACCGCGGTGATGATGGTGGTGGAGATCGTCGGCGGCTGGGTGTTCAACTCCATGGCGCTGCTGGCCGATGGCTGGCACATGAGCTCGCACGCGCTGGCGCTGGGCCTGTCGCTGCTGGCCTATGCGGCGGCGCGTCGCTATGCGCGCGACAGGCGTTTTGCCTTCGGCACGTGGAAGATCGAGATCCTCGGCGGCTACACCAGCGCCGTGCTGCTGCTGTGCGTGGCGCTGCTGATGGCGTGGCAGTCGGCCCAGCGCCTGGTGGCGCCACTGCCGATCCACTACGACCAGGCCATCGTGTTGGCCGTGGTCGGACTGGCGGTGAACCTGGTCTGCGCGTGGTGGCTGAAAGACGACCACCACCATCACCACCACGGGCACGATCACGGCCATGCACATCCCCACCATGACCACCCTTGGCATGACCACGCCCACGACGAGCACGACCACCACGCCGATCTGAACCTGCGTGCGGCTTACCTGCATGTGTTGGCCGACGCGGCGACTTCGGTCCTGGCCATCGTGGCCCTGCTGGCTGGCCGCCTGTTTGGCGTGGTGTGGCTGGACCCGGTGATGGGCATCGTCGGCGCGGTGCTGGTGACGGTGTGGGCGATCGGCCTGCTGCGCAGCACCGGGCGGGTGCTGCTCGATGCGGAGATGGACGCCCCCGTCGTGGCCGAGGTACGCCAAGTGGTCGCCGCGCTGCCGCAGCCCACCGCCCTGAGCGATCTGCACGTCTGGCGCGTCGGGCGTGGTCAGTACGCGGTGATCGTCAGCCTAGTCAGCAGCGTGCCGCTGTCGCCCCAGGGCGTGCGCGCGGCGCTGGCGGTGCACGAGGAACTGGTCCACGTCACCGTGGAGATCAACGCAGCCCCGGCGACATAA
- a CDS encoding metal/formaldehyde-sensitive transcriptional repressor, whose amino-acid sequence MSHLIHDAPRLSPRVKRLKGQVAALERALAGEPECLAVLTQIAAIRGAAQSLLLEVLEGHMQSHVADEQHAATRREEVAAVNKLLRSYLK is encoded by the coding sequence ATGTCCCACCTGATCCACGATGCGCCGCGCCTGTCGCCGCGCGTCAAACGCCTCAAGGGCCAAGTCGCCGCGCTGGAGCGCGCGCTCGCCGGCGAGCCGGAATGCCTGGCCGTGCTGACTCAGATCGCCGCGATCCGTGGCGCGGCGCAGAGCCTGTTGCTGGAAGTGCTCGAGGGCCACATGCAGTCCCATGTCGCCGACGAGCAGCACGCCGCCACGCGCCGCGAAGAGGTGGCGGCGGTGAACAAGCTGCTGCGCTCGTATCTCAAATAG